In Tribolium castaneum strain GA2 chromosome 8, icTriCast1.1, whole genome shotgun sequence, the genomic window CATTAAGACTTGCCCTCGACGTAACTCTCCTCAATTCAATCAAATCAAACAAGGCTGAGGCACTCAAACTCGAAGGCGAAAAAACGCTACAAGAAGCCTGGCGTTTGGACAATTCCCCCGAAGCTGTTTACAAATTCGCCAAAGCTAAATATTTGCTCCAAGAAAGcgaaattttgaaaccttCAAATTCCGATAAATTGGAAATAATCGAGTACAAGACTCTTGGTGACCGGTTTTTCAATACGGCCCTTCAGCTGGAGCACGAGGGGGCGCGTCTTGTTGATAAGAGTCTCAAAACGGGGGAGCTGTATTGTAAAAGCGCCAAAGACAAGTACGACTCCGCCTGGAAACACTACAAAAAAGCGAAAGACGCGTATTTGGAGGGCCGCCAAAAAGGTGACGAGAACTTCGACCGGTGGCTCGAACTCACCGAAATTGCACTTTCCGGGATTGGAGAAATCTTAAACGAGTTGGAAAAAACCGAACTTGAAATGGCCCTAACCTAACCTCACTTTTTGataattacaataaacaaataaagtttgagcctttttatttatttgtgcgTCAAGGACACGTTGACAGGGCcccaaaattattatagggCTCCACAAAAGACCACATAACCTcaaatgtcaaattttatttttgcaaaaagggGGCCAACACGGATTAATGGTCCGTTACTGTCGATTGTGTACACCTCGAGGTTTAAACAAGCCCCTGGTTCCCACATGTGTGCACAAACCTAACCTCACTTTCGAACATGGATGGCCTTCCTGTTGATTTCTCTCCGAGTGTCGAGCAGTCCTCGAGGGCCAGTTTTACGGGGAAAGTCCTCGTGGGGCTCACTGGCAAGACAATCACCACGTCTCAACcccttaataatttttttttcaggagGGGTTGCATTGGGGCTCAGTGTCGTCTGTGCCTCATTCGTGAGTCCCGCATTTCGCAAATTTTGCTTGCCTTATATTCCCGCCACCAAAACCCAAATCGCGAATGTTTTCGCGGGACTAAAAGGGCGCCAAGGGAGTTTGCTAGATGTGGGCTCAGGGGACGGGAGAATTGTCTTAGGTTGGTTTACTTGTCTCAACTTCgctttaattcaagtttttagaAGCCGCGAAGAGTGGGTTTGTTGCTCATGGggttgaattaaatttttggctGGTTTTGTACTCTAGGCTAGATTCTTTgagaaaaagtttaaataaaaaaacgaaattttatcggAGGGATTTGTGGAAGTTTCATGTTGGGGATTACGACAATATTGTGATTTTTGGGGTCGAACAAATGGTAAAATTCACTTAGGGGTGAATCCCattgatttgaaaaattgtagatGGCAgctttggaaaataaatttgaaatggaGTGCAAAAACGGGTGCATTGTGATTGCTTGTAGGTTTCCTTTGCCTAACAAAAAGCCTTTTCGGACTTTTGGCCACGGGGTGGACACAGTCTGGGCCTATGAGAtgattaaaacataaaatagtttttattttggtcATAAAGAGTCCAATTTTAACTTCATGTTACTGAAAACTGTTTAATGTTCAATAAACTGTTGCTTGCAAttgttatattatttattgaccccttatttctgataaaattcccatttaatttagtttctcaTTTCCTCAAAACTTATAAAAAcctcaaaaatatatttttcctCTTATTGTAAACGTGGTactttgcataaaaatggCCATATTTAGGTTCTACGTTTTGGTCTTGGCTATAATTGGCGTCGCTGTTTCGGTAAAAAaggtttttgtaattatatgtattttagtttaataatttttcctaGATTCAGGgcactaaagacaactcccaATCGCAAGTAATCAAACCTGCAGTAAACATAATCGCACCTTTGCTGAAGGCAGTCGCTCCTTCATTGGCGCTATTAAAAGATAAatcgaaaacaattaaaccAAGTAATCCTCCGACAACTAGTCCACTTAAACCTGCAACTCAACCAGCAGCGAACCCAAGTAATCCAATTAAACCTCCAACGAACCCAACTCAACCTGCAACGGACCCAGCTAAGCCTCCAAGAAAGCCGATTCATCCTCTAAGGAAGCCAATTAAAGCTCCTTCAAAGAAAGATAGTTTAAAGGTAACaattctaataatgtatttttacttttctaaaAGTATTTATAGTGTATGGGGGATCAGTGGCACTACGCAAACTGGAAATGCCTAGAGAGGGCAGGATGCTACAACCCTGACACCCAATATCTGGATATATTGTGCATGTTTCCTCAAAATTGAttcaaagtaaaataaaatttcaaacgtgttttttttcaattctttttcaaataacCATAAATTCAGTGGCATGTACGTGATTTCAGACTCAAGTTTAAACAATAAGGGAAAAactccattaaaatttaatgtgttattaaaagttaatttcgtGAATGAGAGCATCGGATTGGTGCAAACAGATCACATGATCAATTAATCAGGCATTTCACTGTGGATTAAGGTAATGGCGCTaactaaaacaaagtttaaaaacccgacacaccaaacgtttattttaaacacaacGCGTTTCAACCccaaagtggtcatcctcaggtgagaatataaaGTAAACTTTATCTTGCCCATCATTTGGTggatatggtttttgtttatctgctgtcaaaactgcacagccacctccaacttttttttcaaataccgggtgctcaaaaatcggcgcaccaactcaatggagtgtggtGCCTAcacataaaggtaaaaatagtaaaaaaattctttgtattgaagttattgataaataacgaattttaaataaatgatatgtggcaacgttgcctAACAGttgtgatcgcaatagaatttgatcaacaaaaaaataaattatttttgaaacggtttcctaggaaataattcccagtgttggcacatctacaaactgtgatttttttgatgaatttaattttttttaaattaaataaactgctaagatctgatagtaaatttaaaaataattgtttatcgtatttttggggaacgattacttagtgcgaaacataaaaacattaaaaaataataaaaattgaggaagttaacaaaataagtttgtagttccagattttttaaaatataacattaggaattttttcaagatttttcccgtaatctgcacatgcttctcaacaatgTACcagtgagttggtgcgccagtttttgagcaccctgtatatcagTATGTTAAGTGTCACCTTATGTGAAAGAGCACTTTGCAAGGAATATAAcgcactctttgttttctgaatattttcaaagcctacgcgataaaaaaagtaaaagcaatttttataagttgaaatcAGGCAAATCACACcagaaatgttgcaaaatattaaaaatgcatGCTGCTATCGTTATATTATTTTTCCGGAAAGGAACGGTGcccattttgaacaattgttgcattaaatattgttcaacttataaaattggtttttattttttgatcacataggctttgaaaatcttcaaaaaacaaatagtgtaCTTCTTGTTGGATTTCCTTGGCGTGGaaactaaaataaacattgtttaaaaaacccgacacaccaaacctttatttaaaaacactacgcgtttcaaccacaaagtggtcatcctcaggtgagaatataaactgtttatattctcacctgaggatgaccactttgtggttgaaacgcgtagtgtttaaataaaggtttggtgtgtcgggttttttaaactttgtttattttaacaaatagtGTGTTGTAATGCTTGCGAAAAGGGCTTCCATACGAGGGgaaaaagttagaggtggctgtgcatttctgacaacagatcaacaaaaaccatatgcaCCAAATAGTAGGCAAGGAAAAACAAACATTGACCTCTTTCgggaattttcacaaaaatcgcctaaatcaaagttatgaattttattccagctAGTTTATACTAATTTTGCCGACTTTTACTTTTCCTACCCGCAACTAATGAAGAAAAAGAGATGGGCTGTTGACCGAATTCATAAGTCTATTTCTATTGGTGTCTATGGTCTCTATGTTCTATggtctttttcaaaaatgtattgGGCACCCTTGATTTCTCAAATCTGTTGAATCTTAAATGtgctttaaatttaatgttaaTTGATCGACTTGTGCAGAcatagaattttcaaaaatctcaACCTGCAAATTGTTTACAACTCGGGCACTAAGTCTCAAGAGTTTTTTCGGAAATCCAAAAGATAAGGTTGgacttttggaaaaatcaaggatttatgaaattaattgtaaaGATTGTAAACCATACGAAAAAGCttcataactatttttttgctgcatgtttctaaaatattgcggtatatatacaggctgttccaatataaaaaaaaacaaaagttatgttttttcaaatggcacaccctaaattttattgcatttttgtagGTAGCTTTTAATCCTTATGATTTTAATCTGAACTTGTATTGGTCGATTCTGCgtactttttgaaataacttcattttttgacaaaaatacactttttttaaaaatcattacacaaaaactaagaatctcagaaaaatagaattttcaccaatttaaagaaaaaagttcaaacttaaaagagacattatttttattagcttactgcaatcaagaagataaaaaatgaagaggtttgttgcaagttgaataacttcaaaattttaaatggaatacCCAACTTTTTATTTCCGcatctaaaaacattaatagtTGAGTGTCTTTTGCTGATTattcaaaagatatttaatgtaaaacattaaaaaaattattaacatttgtttcagtagtcgaaaagtgaaattttctgctaataataactttaatgttaccCTTAGGCGattatttgtcatttattacagtgaaataactaaagttttaatatttttggcaaatttttaaattcccgTATAAACTCTAACAAATAGTCTGTGGAATTGCTATGGTTATGGTATGGTTTACTATGGTAACAACAATTTAGTTAGTAacatttgaaactttatgtttttagatagacaatttaataatctttgaaaagcaagaaaaaaaataaggtgtttcatttaactttttcaagttatccaacttttaacaaacctcttaatttttctatgtttcTAATTGCATTGCGCcaaaaaattggaacaaaTTTAAGATTgaacttttcctttttttttgaaatagaagaataacgtagtggaccaagaagttaatttgcctctgctgttttgtcaataatattaaaatttacgctactttttacaattctagttcagcggttctcaaaatctGAGACattaatttcagaacgattttttgggaaaactatgcattttctatttgtttaatcgatttgtcttgCAATTCCCTAtctacttttaaatttttgctaaaccattccctaacacgctgtataagGCATAACATTCtaaaaattagtttagtttataATGTCACCTGAGGACGACCACGTTGTGGTTGAAACGTgttgtatttcaaaaaaacgtTTGATGTGTcggatttttaaactttgttttagttAATTTCCACGCCAAGAAAATTCAAGTTTAATGGCGctaaacaaaaaacagaaaaatactgcagtttattattaaatttaataaattatttgaattgaGTTAGAGAATTCAGTATAACTTCAAATGACCCGTTATTTTGTCTAGGACGCTTTTAGGGGCGGGCCCTATCGCAATCACAGTCCGTGACCCTGGGGCTACTTGCGTCTGCCCCGCATCACGTATCACACTcgataaaacttttaattccTTTGCTTTCTTATCTAAATCCAACAATTCCTGTTCCGAGTCAACCCGAACCGCAATTTTCGTCCCCCCTAAAAATCCAAtctttttgaagaaaaaaactacaataaaacgcaaaaacgTACCGTATTTAAGCCACCGTTTTAACGTTTTCGGGGTCTGATTCAATGCTTTGGCATATGCCGCAACAGCAGCATGCCCACATTGCGCCGCTACTTTgcctttttgcatttttaggtCATTTCGGACACCCATTATCAACCGATACTCGTCATTCGGGTCCTCAAACTGTGATAAATGcacgtttttttgaaaatcaatttcaaaattctaaCCTCAAAACGCTCCTCCATTCCCGGCTTCCAAAGGTTGTTATTGACAGGCAATTTTCGCaaatatttgaagaaaatgtaCGTTGAGGTCACCCCAATTAGGGTGCCTGCGCTAAAAGTGGCCAAATAGGCGTTACTTGAGATTATTCCCATTTTTCAGTTCGAAAAAGTGGGGTTAGGCGTGCTTGCACATCACTGAACTGTCAATGGTCAGTGTATGAGCACACTATGAGTGTCACTACTaaattgttggttgcctacccatttatttagtttttttattttattgataactgtaaataataataataaaataattactttatcAAAGACTAGCAGTTGCCCACGGCTTCGCTCGCATGTTCACAACTATTTTGAAACagaaaaacaatgcaaaactgagtataataaaaagtagaaacacaattttattgtGAACTTTAGAACCGAGACCCAATGCGAACcgagtaaattattttcataattcCAAACAAACTCatgtaatttgaaaaatcttgaaatacattttttttcattttaacgTAAGTCCATATGCCAATTCTGTTGgacataacttcaaaaatttaaggAGTTTTGCGTTTAACACCACTGGGGgtggaatttctaaaaaaggcGTATACAcgcctttttctttttaaccAAATGTctaagataattttttatagtatgTATTACTTCAACAATgaggaatttttttgtttaacccTCTTGgagaaattttcaacaaacctGAAATacgcgttttttatttttcgacaaacgctcaaataccaattttcttGGTTAAAACTTAGAaaatgacagatttttatattcaatccTCTTGGGGGTGAAACTTTCAAAAtccagaaatattttttcattttttcatttttaatcgaaagatcaaataccattttttataaattaaaaaattacgatCTTTTAATGTTTAAGTCTTTTTGGGGGtgtaatttctaaaaataataaaatacttgtttctttatttttcaccgaatgcccaaataccaatttttatagatatcagttaaaaaatgacggatttttatatttaaccctTTTGGGggtaaaatttctgaaaaatcatgaaacaattttcataaatataagttcaaaaatgacggatttttatatttaactacTTTATAAGAAGAAATTCctaatgtttttaaacacacgtttttcatttttaatcgaaaGCTCAACCGAAGTACCAATTACAtggatacaaattaaaaatgacggatttttatacaaattccaaCCCCTGTTCAACCCCCTTAAGGTTTGTATTTCCAACTAAAACAGTGTTTCTTCACTTTTCACTGAAAACCCTAATACCaactttaattaatgtaaattaaaaagttacgagtttttatacgaattttattACGCCATTTAACCCTCTTAGGGGTTGATTTGTTAAACATTCTGAAACacgtcttttttcttttttaaccgaaagcccaaatgcaaattttcaagaatataactttaaaaatgatggatttttattcaaactttaacaccccatttaaccccCTTAAaaggtgatttaaaaaaaattcttcctTAGTACAAGCGTACGTTATAAAAGCTACCtattgtgaaaatttcagGTTTCTGTACTTAGCCGTTTAGGCTGTGCAATTTTATATATAGCGAGACCTaggggtgtgtaatcggtctacaacttttttggtatataaaatattgctttgctgtttttattatccgatagatcgacttaacatccacaaactaaaaatatttgtattatgcacagggtgttgtacacagtatggtgaaccaaagttatatttttttaaatggcacaccctatatatttttgcataattagaatctacacaaaaaataatgtaactttatatacaCTATTACGGGTTTaccttttttcgtttttggaattattcaacttttcgttaaaaaagaccagtttttaaaaaatcactgcacAGTCgtctatgaatattttccggcaaaTTCAGAAtatcttttagtttttgcaaatagacgacttttaattaaagcacgcagataatatacagagtgtgccaaaacgcaaaagtttagtaactaatttttttgaaatggaacaccctgtatgaatcaatagcatttttgataagctttctaacggtatggtgttagaaatttaaaatgtttttcgagattcttcaaaaaatgattttattacaagGAAATTTGTTATTCTAGGACtgataagtcaaatggtaatttattttttgatatgtcctaatgtgactaattacattaatagtttaattatttcttgatACATATATTTTGCTcatcaataattaataataacataaataaaaaaagaaaagaagtttttgaacattttaagaaatatttaaaatttgctacatAAACCGCATATCATCAgaaaacttataaaaaatgctatcgatgggtataaagaaatacatggtgttccattttcgactattgctaaaactgagtttttttgttgtaaatttttcggaaaatattcataggcgacattgcagtaatttttaaaaaattagtcttttttaacaaaaagttgatTAATTCCGCAACGAAAAGAGATAaggttacattattttttatgtagaatccaattatgcaaaaatatatagtgtttcatttaaaaaaaaatgttactttggTTCACTACCCTGTATCAACTacctgtgtacaataaaaatatttttagtttgtggactttgaGTAGATCTATCGGATAGTGAAAAAGGCattgcaatatttcaaataataaaaaaaattgaccgattacgcacccttgggtcaccctgtatatacatacagagtcgctaaaaagtatggatacagttaaatattttcagaacgatttaacagaaaaccttaaaatttggggaatagttaaaagtgtttaaattctatcatctgagggcattttcaaattttcatcgtcatttattttgaaaattcaaggctaacttgatttttttaaatggcacgaagggtcaaatttaaccatttttaaaagaacatttttttctgaattcaatgatgTAAGATGATacccacctttacttttattaaaatgtaaaaaaaatcaaaaattttctgggatagtaaaactaagttagctttgaaaatactgttattaacGATATCCGTCACTCGtatatttgccaaaaattaaacttgggtgcaataattagtttaataatagtacatttaagtaaaactgagcgaaaaaaattctcatgttggtttatcatggagacagaaagccaagaagttagtggaaatcagTTTAAACATCGTTTGtggcataaaaatcaagtattccgtgttaaaaatttcttaattaaaacgtgtttttttagttaaaagtgttattttaacaattatttttaactattaCTTATTTCTTAGTTAATGAGTtaacgatagataaagacaacatttccaaggctaataaaactttacatttttcaaaaatttcgattttttttaagttttgattaaatcaaggtatgcatgtgttataTGTACTatagaactcagaaaaaaatgctcttctcaaaaatatttaatttgacccttgttgctatttaaaataatcaagttagccttgtatctgaagaacaaatggagatagaaatttagtaaacatctgaaacgatacaatttatatactcttaagcatataccaaatttcaattagttttgatgaatagttttcataatatttaactgtatccatactttttagcgaccctgtatgtAAGATTCAAgagaaataagcaattttgtttcataaaaatcgATCAATTATCCACTTTGTGTTATTCGGCAACGTTTGAACTCACATAGAACAGGGGGTTCCCCCCCCAATAAATAGAATAAACGCCCACTTGCTTAGCATTGAAATTCCCTATCACTTGCAACACGTGTTGTAATCGAACAACTATTACAACCAATAATCAACATTATCTCCAATACAAAAAATCAGAGACACTAATGGACAACAAAGTAGTTTTCTGGAAAACCCATTCCTGCAATCTCCTGAAAAATGCCTCCAACGTTCGCATTCCGCGCCCAGGAAATCATAGCGCAGGGAAGAGTCCCGCAGGAAGTGTTCAACGAGTTAAAACAGTGGTGCCAATCACAAAAACTTCCACCTTTGGCGGACGAACAACTAGTGCTCTTCCTGCTATCCTGCTACA contains:
- the LOC100141539 gene encoding ATP synthase subunit C lysine N-methyltransferase, translating into MDGLPVDFSPSVEQSSRASFTGKVLVGLTGGVALGLSVVCASFVSPAFRKFCLPYIPATKTQIANVFAGLKGRQGSLLDVGSGDGRIVLEAAKSGFVAHGVELNFWLVLYSRLDSLRKSLNKKTKFYRRDLWKFHVGDYDNIVIFGVEQMMAALENKFEMECKNGCIVIACRFPLPNKKPFRTFGHGVDTVWAYEMIKT
- the LOC657619 gene encoding peptidyl-tRNA hydrolase 2, mitochondrial, giving the protein MGIISSNAYLATFSAGTLIGVTSTYIFFKYLRKLPVNNNLWKPGMEERFEFEDPNDEYRLIMGVRNDLKMQKGKVAAQCGHAAVAAYAKALNQTPKTLKRWLKYGGTKIAVRVDSEQELLDLDKKAKELKVLSSVIRDAGQTQVAPGSRTVIAIGPAPKSVLDKITGHLKLY